A single window of Culicoides brevitarsis isolate CSIRO-B50_1 chromosome 3, AGI_CSIRO_Cbre_v1, whole genome shotgun sequence DNA harbors:
- the LOC134833533 gene encoding T-complex protein 11-like protein 1, which yields MPADKMDTSDPKEIPGTSNPPRIRTESENSDKSGSGAARFLLPGTSASPPKILTLDEVQSVVKNIEDMALAHEIAVNADFKLEPYEPPENSLEKIIKDTIHKAFWDVLREQLNSTPPIYSHAIQLLGEIKEMFEAILPSNNKRTLERINEILDETVIQQQAEQNVLDFKAYANFIIHIMGLACAPIRDEQVAKLKEITDVVEMFRAIMETLSLMKLDMANNYLNAVRNDVVANTVEYERKKFKEYLEVVESLPATEAWLKRNHVNADAQSKDTIFKAYLELIDWKPENEFPEIMSMDKDRVRGLQSRALRLTAAACCMVFVSGVPVIGQNAEIRKKLVAHLMVLLQNVETDKDLEDTIESIWLHIKSVLDARLSELNQKIDEATTETLKTQVHQIAKPDSPVRTLLWKRFVTYISLNLRNNAMIPTPPGFTDYVAELESIAAAFKRLTYYNHAVYREYYQELLDKINKQLNPTVSQ from the exons ATGCCAGCGGACAa aATGGACACAAGTGATCCAAAAGAGATTCCGGGTACATCGAATCCCCCCAGAATCCGCACCGAAAGCGAAAATTCCGACAAATCCGGAAGTGGGGCAGCACGTTTCTTGCTTCCTGGCACGTCGGCGAGTCCTCCGAAGATCCTGACACTGGATGAGGTCCAATCTGTGGTGAAAAACATCGAAGATATGGCCTTGGCGCACGAAATTGCCGTCAATGCGGACTTCAAACTCGAGCCTTATGAGCCGCCAGAGAATAGTTTagagaaaattatcaaagacACGATCCACAAGGCCTTCTGGGACGTCTTGCGGGAACAATTGAACAGCACGCCGCCCATTTATAGTCACGCCATTCAATTGCTCGGCGAAATCAAGGAGATGTTTGAAGCGATTTTGCCGAGCAACAACAAACGAACGCTCGAACGGATCAACGAAATTCTCGACGAGACGGTAATTCAGCAACAAGCCGAGCAAAATGTCTTGGATTTCAAGGCATACGCGAATTTTATCATCCACATAATGGGACTAGCTTGTGCCCCGATCCGCGACGAGCAAGTGGCAAAATTGAAGGAAATCACGGATGTCGTCGAGATGTTCCGGGCCATCATGGAAACGCTGAGTTTGATGAAACTCGATATGGCAAACAATTATTTGAATGCCGTCAGGAACGATGTGGTTGCCAATACCGTCGAATATGAGCGGAAAAAGTTCAAGGAATATCTGGAAGTGGTCGAAAGTCTTCCAGCGACTGAGGCATGGCTCAAGCGGAATCACGTGAATGCCGATGCGCAATCCAAAGATACGATTTTCAAGGCGTATCTCGAACTGATTGACTGGAAACCGGAAAATGAGTTTCCCGAAATCATGTCGATGGACAAAGATCGGGTGCGGGGATTGCAAAGTCGTGCTTTGCGATTGACAGCGGCAGCGTGTTGCATGGTATTTGTCAGCGGAGTTCCCGTTATTGGACAAAATGCGGAGATACGGAAGAAATTGGTGGcgcatttgatggttttgttgCAGAATGTGGAGACGGATAA AGACTTGGAAGACACCATCGAAAGCATCTGGCTGCACATAAAATCCGTCTTAGACGCTCGTCTCTCGGAGCTTAATCAGAAAATCGATGAAGCCACAACTGAAACTCTGAAAACACAAGTTCATCAAATCGCAAAACCAGATTCGCCTGTTCGAACTTTGCTCTGGAAGCGATTTGTCACGTACATTAGTCTAAATTTGCGGAACAACGCAATGATTCCGACACCGCCTGGATTTACGGATTATGTTGCCGAACTGGAAAGTATTGCTGCTGCCTTTAAACGTCTCACGTACTACAATCACGCCGTTTATCGTGAATATTATCAGGAGTTActtgataaaattaacaaacaacTGAATCCAACAGTCtcgcagtaa